The nucleotide window catacatacatacatacatacatacatacatacatacatacatacatacatacatacatacatacatacatacatacatacaaggtGGAGACTATCGGAGACGCGTACATggttgcatacatacatacatacatacatacattcatacatacatacagagtCAGAACACGAATTCAGTCAGTACGTGATTATATAGGGGCGTTGCAGTAAAGCGTGTTGTGGTAATATACAATACCTGTATGGACTTGAACGTCTGCTCACCTGTATGAATTCCTATTCGTAACTTCAGACTTCGGTCTGGCATGTGAGGAATTGTGTACGTCTTAATACCCTCCAGTAAGGCCAAAGAGAGCAGCGCGATTTCCTCAGCGTGTCGGTTTCCATTTCGTTGAGGTAACCCGCTCGCAACCATGTACGCGTCTCCGATAGTCTCCACCTTGTACACATCGTATAAGTCTATGCAGTCGTCAAAAAACTGGTAGAGACTGTTGAGGAACTCCACGACTTCCATTGGAGAGCTTTGAGCCGAGATGCTGGTGAAGCCGACGATGTCGCTGAAGTAGATGGACACGCTGTCGAAGTACTCGGCGTTCACTTTTTCGTTCCTCTTCAGCTGTAGAGCGACCTGCTTGGGAAGCATCTGGAACAGCAGTTGATCCGCCTTAGCTTTCTCGTCTGCTAACTCACTGGATTTGCTTGCGGCATCTTGGGCATAGTTTTGCAATTCCTTCGTAAGGTTTCGAATGAGGAAAACGAGGACAGCAGAGACGAGAGCGACAATAACGAAGATTACCACGGACGTGACAACCTGGGTATCGGCACGATTCAAGTCACTCGCCACGCGGTTGAGGATCTCTGCATTTATGGCCTGTTTCACGTCTTGCAAAAACAGCAAGTATTTTTGTGTGACGTTGTAGTACTCGTTTAGAGCTTGCAGCGAACTGTCAATGTTGTTTGCCAAGATGGATTTGTCGTAACCATTAAATGTAGAGGTTaggtttttattgttttcaaacatttcactGTATACGTATTTGATAGTGTCTGAGTACTGCTCGAACGTCCGTAGATGATCCTGACCCAACGCCATGTTGGATATGTATTCCACCACGTCCTcttcgtgggtttctcctgccACATAGAACTCGATACCTAGATGTATATTGATGCCCAGATGCTCCTTAGCGCGAAGGAGCATGGTGTAGGAGAGCAATAAATTCCAGAGAGAGCCACTGTCTGTCGATTTTATGGCGTTAGAGATGTTGTTAACGAAACCGCTGTTCATTTCCGTATAAAAGTCCAGAAACGCGTCATTTTCTTTGTGTGATCTGTCAGGACTGCTGAGTAGATCTTCCCGGAAGAACACTAAGCTTTCCTGGAGATCAGTATCTATTCCTCCACATGCCGACCAGTCGCTTATCACTGCCACCGCCTTATCTGTGTGTCCAAAACTGTCCGCCAAGTGGGCCTCCGTAACTACCTGGTGCGAGATACGCGTGGTCTCGAACAAGTACGTGACTTTGGCGCGCTCGAGCTGCACagcatctatgacgtcaccgaCAATATGACAGGCTTTGACCTGGCGCTCCACGTCATTCAGCACGATCTGCGCGGATATGGCCGTGGTCAGTAGAATTGAGGAAAAGACAATGACACCGGCGATGGGGATGAAGATGACGGTCAACATCCTTACAAGCTGGATGCGTTTGCCTCTGTCGGTGGTAGGATCGGCACTGCAGAATGCAGATGGTAGGCTCAGTGATGGGGAGTTCTCAACAGCTCCTTGTCGCACTGACACCTCGCTGGACACTTTGTTCACTGAAGCGAAAACAAAACCGAGATGTCACAGCGCATTACTTTCtcatgctaaaaaaataaagtaaagctCAACTCACCACATTCCTGTGAGTTTCTGTAATGCCCATCATCTTATGACTGTAATATTCTCCACCTATTTAATACACACATCACTGAAGAATAGTTACTGCTTACCTTTTGTGTGATATTTATCAAATTATCTGACTTTCTCACTTTTCTCAGAGCATGTGTTGAAGGTTCCCgaggaaatttgttttacatttaatgAAGCAGTTCATTATTTTCAGTGGTTTTGGATCATCGCCAGTTCGATGAAGTTCATTATTTTCAGTGGTTTTTGGATCATCGCCAGTTCGATGAAGTACATTATTTTCAGTGGTTTTTGGATCATCGCTCAGTTCGATGAAGTTCATTATTTTCAGTGGTTCTGTACCATCACCGGCTGGATGCAATTCATTATAATCATAGGTTTTTGGATCTTAACCAGTTAGATGTAGTTCTTTATTTTCAATGGCTTTGGATTATCATCAGTTAAATGTAGTTTATTATTTCCATTGCTTTTTGGATCATCATCGGTTGGATGCAGTTCATTATTTTCAtcggttttattttacattattttcagtGGTTTGGGATCATCACCAGTTGGATGCAGTTCGCTACTTTAATAGTTTTACAGCATCATCAGCTGAATGCAGTTCTTTATTTTCAGTGGTTTTGGATCATCACCAGTTGGATGCAGTTCGCTACTTTAATAGTTTTACAGCATCATCAGCTGAATGCAGTTCTTTATTTTCAGTGGTTCTGGATCATCACCAGCTTACTATTTTAATGGTTTTATATCTTCATCAACAGAATTCACTTCATTACTAGTATTTGAAGAGTTTCTGTGGTTCGACATTACCTTTCTAACAGTCAAactttgctgtacatgtatttgacttttGTCCAGCCAAAGTAAAAAACGTTCATACAAACTCTTGAAAACTGATGCACTTTACAATGATGTGAGGCTTGAAGcattaaaaaaagatttatataCACGTGGATGAATCGTCCTCATGTACGGAAACTTTCCAATAATGTTTGAAACAGTTGTACTTTCAATTATGTGGGTAACATATGTTACATTTCACTCCCCTTGCGCATGTTTATGAAAGACCGCTTCCTTttttctaaaacatattttacaaaGGTGTCTGAGCAAGGCTCTAATAATAAAACTCGTTCTAAACAAACTCAAATCGTAGTTCGATCTCAGTCACAATCAGagttcattttaaatttaagcGAACAGTGCAGCCATCTCTAGATAAAAGACACCGACTTCTCAGTGTAAACTGAATTCACTTATTTTAACCGAGAAGAAGGGGAATGCAGACAAACAGTACAACTGTGTCTTTCCATAAAAAATACCGGCTTTTCAacataaactgaatttaatTCAGTGTACAATATACTCACGTGAATTTGGCATATTATCCGAGGAGTTTCGCGGAATAAAACGCAAAACCTCACTAATCTGGGTTCTGTTGGTTATGAGTTGCAAAGATCTTCGACAAGTGCAGGCAAGTGAACGTAGAGAAGTTTAAAGCAACTAACAGATGTCGTTAACCTCTTAGCGCATCAGCGTTCCTTTACACGAGCCTAGTATTTGGATAACTGGCAAGGTATTGTCTGTTCCCAAGGATTATTTTATGGCCATTAAGTGTATATGGTGAGATTCAGTCAGATGTTGAGGTGCACCAGTCCTGTCTATTAACTCTCCTCACACTCTTTAGATAGATAGACGATGGTTAACGGGTAAAGATGACAAACCAGATGAACATAAAATGAATTTCAATAAAAGCACTTGCCACTGTGAACAGCCACACAGTCTCCAGCAGTGCAGGTGAATCGATACGACAAACGATATACAAAGTCATTAAAAGATTGGTAACCGTGGATGTTTACACTGCGTAACTGAGACTGCGTTTTAATACAATGCTGTGCCGTTTATCCAGGAACTCTTTTGCTGCTCGATTGATTCCTGACTGCTCAGATCGTGATCAAGAGGATTGCACCGtgtcttatgtgtgaccagtGTTTACCAATAACCAACTCTTGCCTTCTGTTCTGCTTCCACTTCATCCGCAAAACCCACACAGAATGCCAATCAACTAAATTAATGACTGATGTGAAAAGGATgacattaaaatgcaaaatgtcTGTCTTCCAATCAAATGATAACAAGTAATACACTGATCTAGAGCTTAGTTCTCAGTGGATGGCACAGTGTAACAAAAAGAAGATTGGGTTCAGTTTCAGTAGACAACGCTGCACTGAAAACCGTCACTGCAGTGCACTTTCGTCTACCTGAAATGACCAGTTTCCAAGATGCAGATCGTTAACTGAACCTGATACCATCTCAAACTGCAGGGAAACTCACAATGCCACTATGGACGCATACCCTGCAGTCTACTTCCTTCTCGCTGAACTCTTAAATACTGAGTTCACCATATAGGCCCTAAATGAACGATAACGTAGTCCATACTGTTTTACCCAGTATCGAAATCACAAGTCTGTACTATTATGTCAATAGGTCTATTCCTTTTGTGTAGTCTTCCGCATTGAGCGTACAGTCTCTGGCGTTCCCATTTATAAAACTAGGGGTCCATGCCGTCCTAGCGAGACAGAATATAATTGCTTGGGTTACTTTGTTGGCTAATTTCAAGCGTCACATATTTGGCCAATTTCGATATTTGTAACGGATTTTCAACATTTGTGTTActctacatgcatattaaatctCAAAAGGATCCGTTtgttggttcttgagaagaacgTGTTTAAAAGTTTTGCTTTCAAATTCAATATGATCTACAACAAACTTCAAAATCCATTGAGATAATATTCGCGAGAATGTTGTTTGCAATTTCAAACAACTTCAAATTTTCTAGAAAAACGACAAAAATTACTTTATCctgtttttaatattctgaGCAAGAGCAATAGGCTTCCAGCTTGGAAACCTAATAAAATGATCTTAATTTGGGGAAGATTAGTGGAGTCAATGAAAATGTTGGTTGCCGAAgtgtgcacgtacatgtatgcagtgtcAGTGAATGTGGAATTTACTTAACGGCGAACTAGGTGATAAAATGAGACAATAAGTTTAATTACCTGTTATAAGAAAACTCATGGAAACAGCATGTCCAGGACGCGCAACCGAAACAGTCGAAAGGGCTTACCATGGCAGCAAATTTTATcggcggaggaaaccggagagctTGATACACACTCCTTGCAAACtactgaccaactttcacaCGTGTGAATAGTATAAACTACCTATTATGTTCAGCCATGCCCTTTTCTTCACCAATCAACTTATCGCCACAATAAAAGTCtcaacaattttgttttcattctctCATTTCTCCTAGATTTACTAGATGACTTAACCAGATTCCACTACTTGCAAAGGACAGGTTATATATTTATGACACGTGGACGTGAAGTAATACCACTGATATCAGAAAGCAAAATATGTACGCAGGCATTTTGGGGTGAAAAAGAAAACCAGCACAGTGAATATTGTAATAGCAAAACAACTTTATTCCATGCTGTGTACTAAGAGACGAATAATCAAACGGCAAAATTTCgtataaaaataacaatcaCAAAATACTTTCGGCCCTGATGACGAATTATTCTCTCGACTGTAAAAGCTAAAGATGTTGATTATGTGAATTTTCAACTGGCTCTTCACTACACAATGCACAGGGTATGTTATAAACACATCGACACTATCTGCCAGTGCAGGAAAAAGCGTGGAAAAAGACGTGAATAAACTTGTAATGCTAAATACCTTTAAATGGAATGGTAACATCAAACATAAGACACAAACAATCCATGCGAAATCCTCAAGTGGACGAAAAGAACTCAAAATATTCTAAATTTCAACGAGCGACTTGTCACACCAGAACAAGTATTTCAAACACTCTATTGACAAACTGCTGTAGGACTTTCATGCAAACGAATTGGCATAATTCTCAACAGTGTGACAAGGAAACATGGCCTTTCCGAACGAGCCATCAAGATCCTGGAAGCACTGGGATAAATTGCAGTTATTAAAGCCGAAACTCCGTCACGTGGCACAGACCTTTGTTAGATTGGTCTGAATACGAACAAGTCGATCGTAACACGATAACTAGGATACaacgtaagtacatgtacttaaaaaatCGGTTCGTATGAACCTTGCTTAAGATGACAGAATCCATGGTGGATAAACCACCAATTTTCGTCTTTACTTCGCAGGGGCGAGTTTCATGAAGTGCACGTGATTTCAAGCAGACCTCAGCTATACGGACACATCATATCTCTACATATAGCATATGTTGTTTTGGCAATTAAGTGCGCTCCATGAAATCAGGCCCAGAGGTTTATCGCGATATTGAACATAGAatttcttttcatctttttttaaaaattatacactaATAAACATCTTATCGCGCCCAGTTCGAACAAACCTCCCACCATGCGCACCAGAGGCCGATTAGATAAAACTGTTGAAATACAATGTAACAGCTTATCAGGAGgccataaaaattaaaattttgctatCTTCTGACAAATGGGAACAAGAGCTTACCCAGaatatattttttgaccttgctacatcagaaataacaattttaaagtgatccGCATTTTGATTCATGTCTAAGATCAATTCGTGATCGCGGGTCTGGGTtccaaaattttgtaaaattaaacctttaaatattttaagcttAATTAACTACATAACGCTTGCTACATAGGGGTTCAATTGATAACATGCTTGTTCCATTCCCAACAGAAACTGTCCAAATCAGCCACGTCTTCAATAATGTGAATACAAAAAATAGTTCAAGTTGTTAAACACAGATTCTTGATGATGTGTCATCATGCATGCAGGCGATACAACATTTGGATTACTTTCAAGTATTACACTGATTCTTTTGTACTGATGGTCGCATTTCTATCTCAAATAGGCGCCAAATTCAgttttacaatgtttttttttccctgtaaGTATTAGATTTATAAAATTATGCACACAGCTTTAAAGGAAAGTCTGGCTTGTTTGTGCACGAAAATCGCGAAATTACAATGTTACAAGCTCACGTTTCCTAAACACTGAAAGCTGTAAAAGATCTCTTGAAAAGATTTAAGCAGGCAAATTCATGAAAGACGTCCAGTTACTTTACGATGTCAATgcttttttatcatttttttattcctttaattttcattttgtgggaatggaggaaactggaattgTCAGTCAGCACTTCCATCGGTGGGAATGGTCACATACTCCAGCTCGAACAACCGACACTCTCTTGTTGCATACTAACTTGCCAATGTACACAGGGTAAATGTCATTCTGACACAATCCATAATCTATATCACAATAAGCTATACTCTATACTGTAAAAGCCAGTATGCAATAAGCTGTACCACACAGCCATTGCGCCTCTAAGTACATATCTGTTCTTATTGAAGATTAATACATGTTTAGTACATTTGCGAAATGGCACAGAATGAGATCAGGACAATATGTTTGAGCAAGTTATACAAGGAAGGCAAGCGTCTTTAAAATCAGTACTGGAAgacttggtgttttacagtcTGAAAAATCTCTAACTTAAAGCAACACTATTTCCTCAAAGGGAACTAAAAAGCTTAAATctttaaagaacaaaaatagaACACATCAAGGAGGCCTGAGAAGTATTTAAAAACAGCAGGGTTTTCTTCCATTTCACTCTTCCAAGCttataaataaaactatttgaTTTTCTCAATCTTGTGTTGCCTTTGcaattaatatacatgttttatgttagCATTTGTTAATAAAGATATACACTTGTTAGAAGGGAGGCAAATATTTACAAGGGTGAAAAGTATTCTTTCAACATTTGTGTAACTATGACATAATAATGGCAAATATTTCCATAACTTAGAGATTAGACGCTAAATCAGCACACAAGTGCATTAAATACTTTAATCATTATAcatttagaaaacaaaacagaaaacagaattaAAAAGTCTACAGACCAAAACATAATAGAGTATGTATACTATGCAAGCAAACAGAAAAACTAATCAAGTATGAGGCTGTCCTCTCTGAACTCACTAACTTCACAATGCTATATGATTAAAGTGACTTAtatcagattttaaaaaatttcagtaaaaaatAAGACAcataattatttcacttatgaaaAGTAATCCAGTAGTACCAGATATAAGCTGAGGGAGTAAGGTTGAGATGCGAAGTATAAACACAGCATGAGAGACAGCAACAATCAACTGTTATACTGCACTGATGATAATTCTGCTGACTCTTAAAATGGATGACAAGAAAATTGCTATTATCATacgcatgtatatgtataccaaTGACAATGAGCTAACTATAGCAGAAAGCTTCTGCATGTTTTTCTGATTCCCTGAGGGTAAACATTTGCCCTGAACaatatggacaaacctaaagcAAATATGAACATGTTCTGTTGAACAGGAATTTAGGACCAAAGCCACACAACACAGGATAGTGTCCTCAATATTccaaaatggaaaaaagtttTGTACAAACTTGGAAGTTAAGTTTTGAATAAATGTCAGTTTATGATCAAATTCAACCTTGGACTGTAAGTTGAAGGATAAAATAATTCTCGAAATCATATTTTCTAAGATTTCTCTTTTTTATGCTTACATCACCTTCTCACAgaaggaatttttttcttttgctttttaaaACATTACTTGGACATttcatgaataataaattttatgtaCTCATGTGAATGAGTTTGGAGGTCAACAATCTCAATGTATAAAAAGAGAAGGAAACCATGTCAGTACAATGAGTATATTTTCCGTGTTACCTGGTCCAACTATGAAATTTTGTTCAAATGACCTGATACAGATAAATCGGGCTTTACAGATAATGAGAGAAGTACAAGGTACGTATAGGATGGTAAAGGTTGGTCAGTTCTATCCAGTACCTATTAAAGCAAACACACATTGTAAATGCCCATTGAACGGCTAGGTGGATTTCATTTAATTCACCTTCCTATCAAATCTCATCTTGATATATTGATATCTTATAATAGCAATACATACATTGCTTTATAATACAAATAAacacactaaaacaaaaatacaaatgtggtacatgtagaaaatctcTTGGAGGCCACACCAGAGCTTATCTACACATGCTTACACGTTGACAAACTAATGAACTCAGTACTTTCAAAAGAACACAATTACTACTTCTCAATAAATATTTGAACCCACTAATTTGACCATCACCAGAAGCTTCATCAGGTGTGACTCATCAGCTGGGTGATTGAACATCAGTGCGTTTAATCCCCAGTGACTTCATCACGCATGTTTCACTGTATGGCCTGTATTAAAAGGGACACTATCACACTTTTCACTACGATGACTTAAATCAATTATGTGAATATTTGAGTCTTCTCTCATTTTACAATACACAAACACCTTTAAAACAGCTGGTGTGAAAAGGTGCTAggatacatatgcatatatctaCAATCACCAGAAATGTGCTATGCAGTCCGCTTCAACAGTTTACCAAAATGCCTTATTCTGACAACTAACAGTAGGATCTTGTGAACAAATGCCTTCAGTCTCATTAAACTTTGTGCCTTCTTTGCTTAAACTGCATGCCTTTACTTGAAGCATGAAACTTTTAGCAAATAGAACAGCAAATTCAGGAACATATGTGCACATCTCAAGCAAATCCCTCATATGGTCtcttcaaaaacatttaaatacatgcttaatttgtatacacatatatttacaggtTTCAAGCACATTCATCCAACattccaattttttttccaagaaTACAAGCCTTGAAAAACATACTGATTTCACAGTCTAAAGGAAACATTTCTCAACTGTATAATAAATTATCAGAAAAATACTTTGATATGTTACAcaataaattcagtttttgcATGGTCTTGTCTGCATCATCTCAACTTTCTTTcttcctgaaaacaaaaatgacagaaaaactgGAGTTAAAGATccgtttatatttatttgatttgtgattttaatatgccatactcaggaatattttatttatatgacatccaccagcattatggtgggaagaaaccatgTAGATCCTATCCaaggaaattcacgaccatccacaggttgctgccagatcttcccatgtatgaacagagaggaagctagcatgagcttcACAGAGACCAtgttagtgagaggctcctgagttattAGGATAAACATCTGAATTGAAAAGAATAATACACTGCAATGCAGAAACTTACCTGCTGACATGTAAGTGAATTAGAAAGAAAAtgcgtgttcaagaatatttcacttatacatcggccagcaatatggtgggaggaaactgcctggggagaaacccacgaccaggttgctggcagatcttcccatgtacgaatACAGCTTGAACATGGAATTTAATATTACACTTTCTCTGCCATACTATCAGTTTTGTAAGCATTGACACATTGACACATCTGCGAATACAATGTGAACTTGTCAGGTAATGTTACAGTTTCTATGAAGTAACCTCAACATTGTAAGTTGACACATCTGTGAATACAATATGAACTGGAAATGTTAACAAGGCCTGCAACTCTGACAATGACATAGCTGAGGATACTACTAAATAAAGTGAACAAGACAgatatcaaaaatgtaaatttttctgTGAAGTGATCTCAATTCTCTAATTTTGGCATATCCACGGATATTTTGTGAACTAGATAGGTAAAAGTACAGATGTACTGAACAAAGCATATCAAGCTATAGATAAATCTGTGCTGACTTACGTTAGAACAGCTGGCTGTTGTTCCAGCTGTTGTTTGTGGGAAGACTTGGGTAACAACCTTTGAAGCAGGAGGTGTACAAATGGCCAAAGGAAATACACTACATGACCAATAAAGTACACAGATGAGTAAACCTGAATCAGAAAGCAGGGAAACATCCTGAAGATATATGTATCATCATTACGAGTTCTTCACTGCTTCAATGTTTCAGTGTCTGTTTACATTGGGCATATTATTGCACTGTTTCATCCTTAATATAACAAAACACAAGGACAGCCTAAAATGAACATATACAAACACTCCTACATACACTAGAGCTAGCACATATGTTTGTCCATGTATAAAGAGGAAAGAgtctatacatacatatgctgaCATATTCAAATAAAACATCATGTGGTCTATAGATACATTTTAGTATACAACAAAGCCAGGTAATCCAaccctttaaaaaaaatttaaaattgaaaCTCATGTCATCTTTCTATGCACTATTAAAAAGTACACGAAACTGGGAATAGACTTACATGCCACCATCGATCATATCGCAGCAAACAGAAGGAAATTAATGCATAGCTGACGGAGAAATGGACTGTCACACTTTTCACCACCCATAACATCAGCTGTATTGTTGGGTTAGATACAATACTGCTTAGGTATGGCCGCCTTTGGATCAATGCTTGTAACTGAAAAACCAGAAGTGACTATTTTTAAACACCAAAACATTTCCTTCAAATCCACAGTATGCTGAGCACAGTATACTCCTCACAAGTAGTACAGAAAATCTCACTCCAGATGCGTGATGTTCATGTCTTGTGAATAGACTGAAAATCTTTACCAGTAGAAAATTTCAGTTACACAGTGCCCAGTACATTAGAAATCACCGaacatttaataaattacttacttGTTTTTCTCCATTAACCATGACAAATTCAAGGAAAAAGTTCATATAATAGCCAGAGTGGAGTCCATGCCACAATGCCAGATAGAAGAGTGTAATAGCCTGGGACAATTCCTTACTGCCCAGAAACTTTAACCGCTTGAAAACATACCTGAAATGCAAAGAAAAGTAATACTTCCTGACTGACAACCAGTAAGAACTGCGTTGTTGAAATAATTGAACTTATACCAGAAATTGCATACATTGTTCCTGTTTGTTTGTATAACAGAGATGTCTCCGTTACTTTTGAGTAGGAAACAGTGACAAGTCATGTCGCATTATCAGCCAACAGGCGGATGCAACCGACAACTGTAATGCctaaaaaattatattataaactTAAAGGGGGACCAATTTGTATGAGATTTTCCAAGAGCCATATTTTAACATCCAACTTTGTGTTTgctaaaaatgataaataaatgaaattcatGAAAGTCATACAAACTTTGTATTATACATCAGTGTTTGTacaaacaaggcattcagagaatcccaccagcttgcCTGCTATAGAAAACTTAACTAGACAATGGAACCAGCataaagataaaagttgtaaagtgttgtggtggtaaagacaTCATTGTGAGGAGTTCATGCACAAAATTGaggcagtggtctttgatatgcaaattgtgacCAATTCCAatgctgtgaatggctgagcaaatgttgagctatggtagtaaaaaaacttctttgtgGGGTGTTTGAGTACCAACTcgctggagtggtctttgatatgcaaatcgcttccCAAAATTGGCTATCCGTGTACTAAAGGTGGCCACTtcagccctctgattggctgagaaaatactcagctgacaacagtcactgcCTGCATGGATGTTTTAACCATTCCATCAAAGTATAGGAAGGCCCATGCATTGGCCAGTGTCATATATGCTCCTAGTActaatacagatgtggaaagctttctacacATACTGGTTACACCATATAAATTGGTATACACCAAAGTAAATTCTTACACTTTAAAAATCTGGTTAAGTAGCTTAGAGAGACAAAAA belongs to Liolophura sinensis isolate JHLJ2023 chromosome 9, CUHK_Ljap_v2, whole genome shotgun sequence and includes:
- the LOC135475703 gene encoding receptor-type guanylate cyclase gcy-9-like: MPNSLNKVSSEVSVRQGAVENSPSLSLPSAFCSADPTTDRGKRIQLVRMLTVIFIPIAGVIVFSSILLTTAISAQIVLNDVERQVKACHIVGDVIDAVQLERAKVTYLFETTRISHQVVTEAHLADSFGHTDKAVAVISDWSACGGIDTDLQESLVFFREDLLSSPDRSHKENDAFLDFYTEMNSGFVNNISNAIKSTDSGSLWNLLLSYTMLLRAKEHLGINIHLGIEFYVAGETHEEDVVEYISNMALGQDHLRTFEQYSDTIKYVYSEMFENNKNLTSTFNGYDKSILANNIDSSLQALNEYYNVTQKYLLFLQDVKQAINAEILNRVASDLNRADTQVVTSVVIFVIVALVSAVLVFLIRNLTKELQNYAQDAASKSSELADEKAKADQLLFQMLPKQVALQLKRNEKVNAEYFDSVSIYFSDIVGFTSISAQSSPMEVVEFLNSLYQFFDDCIDLYDVYKVETIGDAYMVASGLPQRNGNRHAEEIALLSLALLEGIKTYTIPHMPDRSLKLRIGIHTGPCVAGVVGNKMPRYCLFGDTVNTASRMESNGEPLKIHISRYTRDVLHEQGGFQLDMRGTMEIKGKGQMETYWITGQQGSCSTKTITGQEGTRSTNKISG